The following are encoded together in the Anaerostipes caccae L1-92 genome:
- a CDS encoding M20 metallopeptidase family protein — MNIIQEVNQAREQIVKYRQDLHRCPETAFEEYETTAYIKRQLDAMGISYKPLYPTGIVAEIGKGREAAALRADIDALKVEEETGCSFGSEHQGYMHACGHDGHAAILLGTAGILKKHEKELSKKVFLVFQPAEETAQGAKLVLESGLLEDVKEIFGLHIFSGIEAGKISLEAGPRMAATDWFSIDIRGKSGHAGKPHLCTDASVIAAATVMNLQTIVSRNTDPLDSAVVTVGKMISGTARNVISGSARIEGTVRTFSEETEKMVKERVIEIAVGTAGQLGGEAAVDYPPSSHPPLVNGKPTVERAMRGAGKIFSEKDFVHVPPMMLGEDYSNYLKTIPGAFAFVGGGKDQFPNHHSRFDMDEKALESGVKLMLAYVMEE, encoded by the coding sequence ATGAATATCATTCAGGAAGTAAACCAGGCCAGAGAGCAGATCGTAAAGTACAGGCAGGATCTTCACCGATGTCCGGAGACGGCTTTTGAAGAATATGAGACTACAGCCTATATCAAGCGGCAGCTGGATGCCATGGGGATATCCTATAAGCCGCTGTATCCCACCGGCATTGTGGCGGAGATCGGGAAGGGCAGGGAAGCTGCTGCACTAAGGGCCGATATTGATGCATTAAAAGTAGAAGAGGAGACAGGATGTTCTTTTGGGTCAGAACATCAGGGATATATGCATGCCTGCGGACATGACGGGCATGCAGCCATTCTTTTGGGCACAGCCGGTATTCTGAAAAAGCATGAAAAGGAATTATCAAAAAAAGTATTTCTTGTTTTCCAGCCGGCGGAGGAGACTGCCCAGGGAGCAAAACTGGTTCTGGAGTCAGGGCTTTTAGAAGACGTAAAAGAAATATTCGGACTCCATATTTTTTCCGGAATCGAAGCCGGGAAGATTTCACTGGAGGCGGGGCCGAGAATGGCTGCCACGGACTGGTTTTCTATAGACATCAGAGGAAAATCCGGTCATGCCGGAAAACCGCATCTTTGTACAGATGCATCGGTAATCGCTGCGGCCACAGTCATGAACCTTCAGACGATCGTGAGCAGAAATACCGATCCTCTGGACTCGGCTGTAGTTACCGTGGGAAAGATGATCTCAGGTACAGCCAGGAATGTCATATCCGGCTCTGCCAGAATCGAGGGAACAGTCCGGACATTTTCGGAAGAGACTGAAAAAATGGTGAAGGAACGGGTCATCGAAATCGCCGTGGGAACAGCCGGTCAGCTGGGAGGAGAAGCGGCCGTAGATTATCCGCCGTCCAGCCATCCGCCTCTGGTCAACGGGAAACCGACGGTGGAGAGAGCCATGCGGGGAGCAGGAAAGATTTTTTCCGAGAAAGATTTTGTGCATGTGCCTCCGATGATGCTCGGAGAAGATTATTCCAACTATTTAAAGACGATTCCGGGAGCGTTTGCATTTGTGGGCGGGGGTAAAGATCAGTTTCCCAATCACCACAGCAGATTTGATATGGATGAAAAAGCACTGGAAAGCGGAGTGAAACTGATGCTTGCTTATGTCATGGAAGAGTAG
- a CDS encoding DUF2461 domain-containing protein has translation MNMELILNYLSELSRNNNREWYHEHKEEYREANAEFESLIQELILRIGENDSSILGNIPKKLTFKLVRDTRFSRDKSPYNPCFRAHISLRGKLPVPVGYYIMIRPGDQSFLGGGLFADMFKDATRMVRDYLSKHPEEWEQIIGSDEFQSCFAVKGTALKNVPAGYDKDHPQAEYLKNKSWYLEYFIKDEELLNEEQFLDRAVDVFRKMKPFNDYLNKALEGFEMPKR, from the coding sequence ATGAATATGGAACTGATTTTAAATTATTTATCGGAACTCAGCCGGAATAATAACCGGGAGTGGTATCATGAGCATAAAGAAGAGTACCGAGAGGCCAATGCTGAATTTGAGTCGCTTATTCAGGAGCTGATTTTGAGAATCGGGGAAAATGACAGCAGCATCCTTGGGAATATTCCTAAAAAACTCACATTCAAACTGGTCAGGGACACTAGGTTCAGCCGTGATAAGTCTCCGTATAATCCCTGTTTCCGCGCTCACATTTCATTAAGAGGCAAACTGCCGGTTCCTGTCGGATATTATATTATGATCCGGCCGGGGGATCAGTCTTTTTTAGGCGGAGGTTTATTTGCGGATATGTTTAAAGACGCTACAAGGATGGTGAGGGATTATCTCTCAAAACATCCTGAGGAGTGGGAACAAATCATCGGGTCTGATGAGTTTCAGAGCTGTTTTGCTGTAAAGGGCACGGCGCTGAAAAATGTGCCTGCAGGCTATGATAAGGATCATCCGCAGGCCGAATATCTGAAGAATAAAAGCTGGTATCTGGAATATTTCATAAAAGACGAGGAACTCCTGAATGAGGAACAATTTTTGGACAGAGCAGTGGACGTTTTTCGTAAGATGAAACCGTTTAATGATTATCTGAACAAAGCTTTGGAAGGCTTTGAAATGCCCAAGAGATAA
- a CDS encoding RNA polymerase sigma factor, with translation MDKITNQQLELLIGKAVDGDKKSLETVIMSVQDLIFNLSLRMLGTFADAEDASQDIIVKVITHLSSFRKESAFSTWVYRIAVNHLKDYKKHMFANSPLSLEFYGDDIENAQIRDIPDLTQNVEKSILEEELKMSCTNVLLQCLDSESRCIFILGTMFKLDSRIAGDILGLTPEAYRKRLSRIRSKVADFLDHYCGEFGRGTCRCRDRLNYAIKNHRLDPGRLQYTAADEISEQTMFHVKDAMEDIDDLSMKFSFCKSYGSPEKMKQFIREFLDSASFSVVKES, from the coding sequence ATGGATAAGATAACAAATCAACAACTTGAACTGCTTATCGGCAAAGCCGTAGACGGAGACAAAAAATCTCTGGAAACAGTGATCATGAGCGTACAGGACCTGATCTTCAATCTTTCTCTCAGGATGCTTGGGACTTTTGCGGATGCAGAGGATGCGTCACAGGACATCATAGTGAAAGTCATCACCCACTTGTCATCGTTCAGAAAAGAGAGTGCTTTTTCTACATGGGTCTACAGGATAGCGGTAAATCATTTGAAAGATTACAAAAAACATATGTTTGCCAACAGTCCTCTGAGCCTGGAGTTTTACGGGGATGATATTGAAAATGCTCAGATCCGCGATATTCCTGATCTGACACAGAATGTGGAGAAATCTATTTTAGAAGAGGAACTGAAAATGTCATGTACCAATGTGCTGCTGCAGTGTCTCGACAGCGAGAGCAGATGTATTTTTATTCTGGGGACAATGTTTAAACTGGACAGCCGTATCGCAGGTGATATCCTTGGCCTGACACCGGAAGCATACCGAAAGAGACTTTCCAGGATACGCAGCAAAGTGGCAGATTTCCTCGATCACTACTGCGGCGAATTTGGACGGGGGACATGCAGGTGCAGAGACAGGCTCAACTATGCCATAAAGAATCACCGTCTGGACCCGGGCAGGCTTCAATATACGGCGGCAGATGAAATTTCAGAGCAGACAATGTTTCATGTAAAGGATGCTATGGAAGATATTGACGACTTGTCAATGAAGTTTTCTTTCTGCAAATCCTATGGATCACCGGAGAAAATGAAACAGTTTATCAGGGAGTTTCTGGATTCTGCTTCGTTTTCTGTCGTGAAAGAATCGTGA
- a CDS encoding ABC transporter ATP-binding protein encodes MNYILECNNLSKVYSGFLALDRLNLKIPSGRIIGLLGPNGSGKSTLIKLINGLLTATEGEILFDSQPLGIHSREHISYLPDRMYLPEWMKIHEVFTYFDDFYKDFNKEKALYMLKDLGIDENKRLKTLSKGTKEKVQLILVMSRNAKLYLLDEPIAGVDPAARDYILKTIISNYNPDASLIISTHLISDIETVLDDVLFLQNGKITLSATVDQIREEKQKSVDQLFREVFKC; translated from the coding sequence ATGAATTATATTCTTGAATGTAATAATCTTTCTAAGGTCTACTCAGGTTTTTTAGCCTTAGACAGACTCAACTTAAAAATTCCCTCCGGACGTATTATTGGTCTTTTAGGCCCCAACGGAAGCGGCAAGAGCACACTGATCAAGCTGATCAACGGCCTGCTGACAGCAACCGAAGGAGAGATCCTGTTTGACAGTCAGCCCCTGGGCATCCATTCCCGGGAACACATTTCCTATCTCCCGGACCGAATGTATCTTCCGGAGTGGATGAAAATCCATGAAGTATTTACCTACTTTGATGATTTTTATAAAGACTTCAACAAAGAAAAGGCGCTCTATATGCTGAAGGATCTTGGTATTGACGAAAATAAGCGCCTGAAAACATTGTCTAAGGGAACAAAAGAAAAAGTACAGCTCATCTTAGTCATGAGCCGGAATGCAAAATTATATCTTCTGGATGAGCCGATTGCCGGTGTAGATCCTGCTGCCCGTGATTATATTTTGAAAACGATTATTTCAAACTACAATCCGGATGCCAGCCTGATCATTTCCACCCATCTGATCAGTGACATCGAAACCGTCCTGGACGACGTCCTGTTTTTGCAGAACGGAAAGATCACTCTGTCTGCAACCGTCGACCAGATCCGGGAAGAGAAACAAAAATCTGTGGACCAGTTATTCAGGGAGGTATTCAAATGCTAG
- a CDS encoding ECF transporter S component has translation MMNETAAVSKVNVRKITVTAMLGALAAILMFFEFSVPFIMPGFIKMDFSELPALIAAFSMGPVSGIAVCFIKNIVNLLHTTSGGVGEISNFILGVCFVLPAGLIYKRNKSQKGALIGALTGAVIMAVVSVFSNYFIVYPVYENFMPMEAIIGAYQAINHNVRNLWDALIWFNMPFTFVKGMFSVVITFLVYKRISPILKGKH, from the coding sequence ATGATGAATGAAACAGCAGCAGTGAGTAAAGTAAATGTAAGAAAGATCACAGTGACCGCCATGCTTGGAGCGCTGGCCGCAATTCTGATGTTTTTTGAATTCAGCGTGCCGTTTATCATGCCGGGGTTCATTAAGATGGACTTTTCAGAACTTCCCGCTCTGATCGCCGCATTTTCCATGGGGCCGGTATCAGGCATCGCAGTGTGCTTTATTAAAAATATTGTAAATCTTCTGCACACTACGTCCGGCGGGGTAGGGGAGATTTCCAACTTCATTCTTGGAGTCTGTTTTGTACTTCCGGCAGGTCTGATCTACAAGAGAAACAAATCACAGAAAGGAGCACTGATCGGTGCCCTGACAGGTGCTGTCATAATGGCAGTGGTGAGTGTGTTTTCCAACTATTTTATCGTCTATCCGGTCTATGAAAACTTCATGCCGATGGAAGCAATTATCGGAGCTTACCAGGCGATCAACCACAATGTCAGAAACTTATGGGATGCATTGATCTGGTTTAACATGCCGTTTACCTTCGTAAAAGGAATGTTCAGCGTTGTAATTACATTTTTGGTATATAAGAGGATATCTCCGATCTTAAAAGGAAAACATTAA
- the thrC gene encoding threonine synthase gives MNLVYRSTRNREETASASEAILKGLTNDGGLFVPDSIPKLQVSVEDLKEMTYQDIAYAVMKEFLTDFTEEELKTCIANAYDSKFDTEEIAPIVKAGDVYYLELFHGSTIAFKDMALSILPHLLVTSAKKNHVENEIVILTATSGDTGKAALAGFADVPGTKIIVFYPKSGVSPIQEKQMLTQKGENTYVIGIKGNFDDAQTGVKKMFSNKELAAVMDGNGYQFSSANSINIGRLVPQIVYYVKAYADLVKNGAVKAGDPMNVVVPTGNFGNILAAFYAKQMGIPIGKFVCASNENKVLFDFFQTGEYDRKREFVVTSSPSMDILISSNLERLIYRITGNDAEQCAKFMNALTEDGAYEITQEMRDQLTEFFGAYATEEETMEKIRQVYESEHYVLDTHTAVASVAYDKYVKDSGDKTPAVIASTASPYKFTRSVMNAIDPKYDVKSDFELVDELHRISGVAVPNAIEEIRTAPILHDTVCETAAMEEEVKKILNI, from the coding sequence ATGAATTTAGTTTATCGTAGTACAAGAAACAGGGAAGAGACGGCATCTGCTTCTGAAGCGATCCTTAAGGGACTGACGAATGACGGAGGACTTTTTGTGCCGGATTCTATTCCAAAGCTTCAGGTTTCGGTAGAAGATTTGAAAGAAATGACTTATCAGGACATTGCGTATGCGGTTATGAAGGAATTTCTCACAGATTTTACAGAGGAAGAGTTAAAGACCTGTATTGCCAATGCTTATGATAGTAAGTTTGACACAGAGGAGATCGCCCCGATCGTAAAAGCAGGGGACGTATACTATCTTGAGCTGTTCCACGGCTCCACCATCGCATTCAAGGATATGGCTCTCTCCATTCTCCCGCATCTTTTAGTTACTTCCGCAAAGAAGAATCATGTGGAAAATGAAATTGTGATCCTGACAGCCACTTCCGGAGATACGGGCAAAGCTGCTCTGGCCGGTTTTGCAGACGTGCCGGGAACGAAAATCATTGTCTTTTACCCGAAATCCGGGGTCAGCCCGATTCAGGAAAAGCAAATGCTGACTCAGAAGGGTGAAAACACTTACGTTATCGGCATCAAAGGTAATTTTGACGATGCCCAGACCGGAGTGAAAAAGATGTTCTCCAACAAGGAACTGGCCGCAGTGATGGATGGGAACGGATATCAGTTTTCATCTGCAAACTCAATCAACATCGGACGTCTGGTTCCTCAGATCGTATATTACGTAAAAGCCTACGCGGATCTGGTGAAAAATGGTGCAGTAAAGGCAGGAGATCCGATGAATGTCGTAGTGCCTACCGGAAACTTTGGAAATATTCTGGCAGCGTTTTATGCAAAACAGATGGGAATTCCGATCGGAAAGTTTGTCTGTGCGTCCAATGAGAATAAAGTTTTGTTTGATTTCTTCCAGACCGGAGAATATGACAGAAAGCGTGAGTTTGTTGTGACATCATCTCCTTCTATGGACATTTTGATTTCCAGCAATCTGGAGCGTTTGATTTACAGAATTACAGGAAATGATGCCGAACAGTGTGCGAAGTTTATGAATGCCCTGACAGAAGACGGTGCATATGAGATCACACAGGAGATGAGAGACCAGCTCACAGAGTTCTTCGGGGCCTATGCCACAGAAGAAGAGACTATGGAGAAGATCAGACAGGTCTATGAGTCAGAACATTATGTACTGGATACCCATACGGCAGTGGCATCCGTGGCATATGACAAATATGTGAAAGACAGCGGTGATAAGACACCGGCAGTCATAGCCTCCACCGCAAGCCCGTATAAGTTTACCAGAAGCGTAATGAATGCCATCGATCCAAAATATGATGTAAAGTCTGATTTTGAACTAGTGGATGAGTTACATAGAATTTCCGGTGTGGCTGTTCCGAATGCCATCGAGGAGATCAGGACGGCTCCGATCCTCCACGACACAGTCTGTGAGACGGCGGCTATGGAAGAAGAAGTGAAAAAAATCCTGAATATTTAA
- a CDS encoding PP2C family protein-serine/threonine phosphatase: MFQIVDMTDMGNGRDSNQDSYLLKEEEICGQQILMAVMCDGMGGLSRGEIASGYIVGSLDRWFTHTLPVLLKQKMKIMRIQKELVAAIKKINHRLILLSREYGDTMGSTLTLLFAADRRFFVLNIGDSRAYWFDREQKYVTRDHTLVQEEVSRGLLTIEEARTDARKHILMQCIGVTKEITIDCYNGKLKPGMEFLLCTDGFYGMLREEEIYEVEASKDEMKRWVRECFDKVKERGELDNLSCIVVKVS; encoded by the coding sequence ATGTTTCAAATTGTAGATATGACAGATATGGGCAATGGCCGGGATTCCAATCAAGATTCTTATCTCCTGAAAGAAGAGGAGATCTGCGGACAGCAGATACTGATGGCGGTTATGTGCGACGGTATGGGAGGACTCAGCAGAGGAGAGATCGCAAGCGGTTATATTGTAGGTTCGCTGGACCGATGGTTTACCCACACACTCCCGGTCCTCCTCAAACAAAAGATGAAGATTATGAGGATTCAAAAGGAACTGGTGGCTGCCATCAAGAAGATCAATCACCGGCTGATCCTTTTGAGCCGGGAATACGGGGACACCATGGGGAGTACTCTGACGCTTCTTTTTGCGGCAGACCGCCGTTTTTTTGTTCTGAACATCGGTGACTCCAGAGCCTACTGGTTTGACCGGGAACAGAAGTATGTCACCAGGGATCATACCCTGGTCCAGGAAGAAGTCAGCCGCGGACTGCTGACCATAGAGGAAGCGAGGACAGATGCCAGAAAACATATTCTGATGCAGTGTATTGGCGTTACAAAGGAGATCACCATTGACTGTTACAACGGGAAACTTAAGCCGGGGATGGAATTTCTGCTCTGTACAGACGGGTTCTACGGCATGCTCAGGGAGGAGGAGATTTACGAAGTGGAAGCATCCAAAGATGAGATGAAACGATGGGTGAGAGAGTGCTTTGACAAAGTAAAAGAAAGAGGGGAACTGGACAACTTATCATGCATTGTCGTAAAAGTTTCCTGA
- a CDS encoding GntR family transcriptional regulator — protein sequence MAWELSDDRPIYLQLMEHIQGDILSGVYPLGGKLPSVRDLAACASVNPNTMQKALSELERSGLLYSQRTSGRFVTEDEQLIQSLQASIAEKEIAEFLKKMERYGLKKEDIIKLIR from the coding sequence ATGGCATGGGAATTATCTGATGACCGGCCGATTTATCTTCAGCTGATGGAACATATTCAAGGCGACATCCTTTCCGGTGTTTATCCTCTCGGAGGAAAGCTGCCTTCCGTCCGGGATCTGGCGGCCTGTGCTTCTGTGAATCCGAATACAATGCAGAAAGCACTGTCCGAACTGGAGCGCAGCGGCCTGCTCTATTCCCAGAGGACCAGCGGACGCTTTGTCACCGAAGATGAGCAGCTGATCCAGTCACTGCAGGCTTCGATTGCCGAAAAGGAAATTGCGGAGTTCCTGAAGAAGATGGAACGATATGGTCTGAAAAAAGAAGACATTATCAAACTAATAAGATAG
- a CDS encoding thioesterase family protein — translation MKIEIGDKITLSEEVTDELTAAHWGSGSLPVYATPAMTLLVERAAVKLLEGKLDEGMTTVGTNLNISHVSATPVGCQVTCQCHLTEINRKKLEFQAEIMDNKGRIGIGTHERYIVAADSFLDNAKQKLN, via the coding sequence ATGAAGATTGAAATTGGAGACAAGATCACCCTGTCAGAAGAGGTTACTGACGAACTGACTGCCGCCCACTGGGGGAGCGGAAGCCTTCCTGTGTATGCCACACCTGCCATGACACTCCTGGTAGAAAGAGCTGCCGTAAAATTATTAGAGGGAAAGCTGGATGAGGGCATGACCACAGTCGGCACCAATTTAAACATTTCCCATGTGTCTGCCACTCCCGTAGGGTGCCAAGTCACCTGCCAGTGTCACCTGACAGAGATCAACCGGAAGAAATTAGAGTTTCAGGCGGAAATTATGGACAATAAAGGCCGGATCGGCATCGGCACACACGAGCGCTATATCGTGGCCGCAGATTCATTTTTAGATAATGCAAAACAAAAATTAAATTAA
- a CDS encoding serine/threonine-protein kinase encodes MDRDCAGNCILLKQLGRGGQGEIYLAWDEEKSSYTAVKRFESRLLEGIREARILESLCHPGIPKYLGRRLEDGHLDLFMEYIPGISVKEYIRLHEKIPERRTAVWGIQLLDILDYLHRRSPPVIHCDIKPSNLIITRRGRLFLIDYGTAVLGKDGNQKLGTCGYAAPEQMDGLGYADEQSDIYSFGMTLYHMATGHHPGKKPWEDDKNYGFSRGFARVLKKCIQTDKEDRYQTVSEVRRGLKRVLRKRAAVWAGAAVSLILAAGVCWKSGYKKEQPAYAVLLAKAEKERSKAGSRFSMKAVRYYELAVDREPDQAAAYERLLRYYQSAGREKEGLTVLAEYVESKDFDAVGKDKLLFRMGLLYLQGKEGKGGFPPDPVLAYRYLAMQEHPTDTQKDCTELAGILSGKNCQGDRLWRILDRCGQKTEDFQQAYLLFQICRQKEQELKKYGDAEKKQEELADLMEKLSENNDEKRTALYEKAAFYERMIDSRGLEPWIEAADRYTDMLDREKEKAELQLKKAGLLAVYGRKKSAEEVHRAVIRQYSGWPEGYIAYGFYLAKAGKRDMAQDMYRRAKGLGAGEGTELQKLGAVLGEGND; translated from the coding sequence ATGGACAGAGATTGTGCAGGAAACTGTATACTTTTAAAGCAGTTGGGGAGGGGAGGACAGGGAGAGATCTATTTAGCCTGGGATGAAGAGAAATCAAGCTACACAGCGGTTAAAAGGTTTGAAAGCCGGCTCTTGGAAGGGATCAGGGAAGCGCGGATACTGGAGTCATTATGTCATCCGGGGATACCGAAGTATCTTGGACGGAGATTGGAAGACGGACACTTAGATCTTTTCATGGAATATATTCCGGGCATCTCAGTAAAAGAGTATATCAGGCTTCATGAGAAGATCCCCGAACGCCGGACAGCTGTATGGGGCATACAGCTGCTGGATATTTTAGACTATCTTCATAGGAGATCTCCGCCGGTGATCCACTGCGATATTAAACCATCCAATCTGATAATCACGAGGAGAGGCAGGCTCTTTCTGATCGACTATGGCACGGCAGTTCTGGGGAAGGACGGGAATCAAAAGCTGGGGACCTGCGGATATGCTGCACCGGAGCAGATGGACGGACTCGGATATGCAGATGAACAGAGTGATATTTACAGTTTTGGCATGACCCTATATCACATGGCCACAGGGCATCACCCTGGTAAAAAACCATGGGAAGATGATAAAAACTATGGGTTTTCCAGGGGATTTGCGAGAGTATTGAAAAAGTGTATACAAACGGACAAGGAAGACCGTTATCAGACAGTATCAGAAGTGAGACGCGGGCTTAAGAGAGTTTTAAGAAAGCGGGCCGCTGTCTGGGCTGGGGCAGCAGTTTCTTTGATTCTTGCGGCAGGCGTTTGCTGGAAGTCCGGATACAAAAAAGAGCAGCCTGCATATGCTGTGCTGCTAGCTAAAGCAGAAAAAGAACGGTCAAAGGCGGGGAGCAGATTTTCGATGAAAGCAGTTCGGTATTATGAGCTGGCGGTGGATCGGGAACCGGATCAGGCAGCGGCATATGAGCGGCTGCTGAGATACTATCAGTCTGCAGGGAGAGAAAAAGAAGGCCTTACAGTTCTGGCAGAGTATGTGGAGTCTAAAGATTTTGACGCTGTGGGGAAGGACAAACTTTTATTCAGAATGGGTCTTTTATATCTCCAGGGAAAAGAGGGAAAGGGAGGATTCCCGCCGGACCCGGTTTTGGCATACCGGTATCTGGCGATGCAGGAGCATCCCACAGACACCCAAAAAGATTGTACAGAACTTGCGGGGATTTTATCAGGAAAGAACTGTCAGGGAGACAGGCTGTGGAGAATTCTGGACCGGTGCGGGCAAAAAACAGAAGATTTTCAGCAGGCTTACCTTTTATTTCAGATTTGCCGGCAAAAGGAGCAGGAATTAAAGAAGTACGGAGATGCTGAGAAAAAGCAGGAGGAACTGGCGGATCTCATGGAAAAACTGTCTGAGAACAATGATGAAAAGAGGACTGCACTGTACGAAAAAGCGGCATTTTATGAGCGTATGATAGACAGCCGCGGTCTTGAGCCATGGATAGAGGCCGCGGATCGGTACACAGATATGCTGGACCGGGAGAAGGAAAAGGCAGAGTTGCAGCTGAAAAAGGCCGGACTGCTCGCCGTATATGGCAGAAAAAAGAGTGCGGAGGAAGTGCACCGGGCAGTGATCAGACAGTATTCAGGATGGCCTGAGGGATATATAGCATATGGTTTTTATCTTGCAAAAGCAGGAAAGAGGGATATGGCACAGGATATGTACCGCAGGGCAAAGGGACTCGGTGCAGGAGAGGGTACGGAACTTCAGAAACTAGGGGCTGTTTTGGGGGAGGGAAATGATTAG
- a CDS encoding DUF1700 domain-containing protein yields the protein MTKYEFLKELREALEGQVPMSEIEDSISYYRDYFSRQEADGRSEQEILEELGSPRLIAKSIIETKGGEQIYYEDTYEEQVNEEEGSPKVFVFDSFLTKIGCLAAVIIVIILIGSMFAVALRFIGPIIMILLLIYLIKNVFGKR from the coding sequence ATGACGAAATATGAGTTTTTAAAGGAACTCCGGGAAGCGCTGGAGGGACAGGTGCCGATGAGTGAAATTGAGGATTCCATTTCCTATTACAGAGATTACTTCAGCCGCCAGGAGGCAGATGGAAGAAGCGAGCAGGAGATCTTGGAAGAACTCGGCAGCCCAAGGCTGATTGCAAAATCCATTATCGAGACAAAGGGCGGGGAGCAGATCTATTATGAAGATACCTATGAAGAGCAGGTGAATGAAGAGGAAGGTTCTCCGAAAGTTTTTGTGTTTGATTCTTTTCTGACGAAGATTGGGTGTCTGGCAGCAGTGATCATTGTCATCATACTGATTGGAAGTATGTTCGCCGTAGCGCTGCGGTTTATCGGACCGATCATTATGATCCTCCTTCTTATTTATCTGATCAAAAATGTTTTCGGAAAGAGGTAA
- a CDS encoding histidine phosphatase family protein, which translates to MKLYMMRHGETSWNKIRRIQGQSDIDLNEAGREAARLTSEALKDFRFDAAYTSPLSRARETGEIVLAGRDIPLIEDERLKEANFGPYEGADLNELYEKKEPILDFFDRPHKMTLIEGAETPAQVVERSKIFLEEFILPMEKEAESVILFTHGAFIHGMLTNMYKRDVRDFWKGPKLKNCSISTAEVKDGRFCVLSEAEVLY; encoded by the coding sequence TTGAAATTATACATGATGAGGCATGGAGAAACTTCATGGAATAAAATACGCAGAATTCAGGGACAGTCGGACATTGATTTGAATGAGGCAGGCAGAGAGGCGGCCAGGCTCACGAGTGAGGCTCTGAAAGATTTCAGATTCGACGCAGCCTATACGAGTCCGCTCAGCAGGGCCAGGGAGACAGGAGAGATCGTACTTGCGGGAAGAGATATCCCGCTCATCGAGGACGAACGCCTGAAAGAGGCCAATTTTGGACCGTATGAAGGGGCCGATCTGAATGAATTATACGAAAAAAAAGAACCCATTCTGGACTTTTTTGACCGTCCGCATAAGATGACGCTGATCGAGGGTGCGGAAACCCCGGCACAGGTCGTAGAGCGGTCGAAAATATTTCTGGAGGAATTTATTCTCCCGATGGAAAAAGAAGCAGAGAGTGTGATCTTATTTACACATGGGGCGTTTATTCACGGAATGCTGACAAACATGTATAAGAGAGATGTGAGAGACTTTTGGAAGGGGCCCAAGCTGAAGAATTGTTCCATTAGTACGGCAGAAGTAAAAGACGGCCGTTTCTGTGTGCTCAGTGAGGCAGAGGTCCTGTATTAA